The genomic DNA GGAAAGAAATGTGGCGGAACCCTGTCTCAAATCAACAGCCACGTCATAAACTTCGCCGCGCAAACATGTCACCAGCTTCATTTCCGAATAAGGTGGAAGCTGAAAATGCATGCCGCGCACAGTGCCGATCTTCGGCGTGACCGTATGGTTGATTTGCGCGATGGGTTCAGCCCAGCCAGCCAACGCCAACTCTTCAGCGCAAAACAGTCTTGCCAAAGAGCCGCGAGCATCTCCCAAGCGATGACGGGTAATGAGTTTCAGTCCGTCCAGGGGTAAATGCGAAATTTCCAAGCGAGTC from Desulfomicrobium macestii includes the following:
- a CDS encoding dTDP-4-dehydrorhamnose 3,5-epimerase family protein, coding for MTRLEISHLPLDGLKLITRHRLGDARGSLARLFCAEELALAGWAEPIAQINHTVTPKIGTVRGMHFQLPPYSEMKLVTCLRGEVYDVAVDLRQGSATFLSWHGEILSADNNRSMIIPEGFAHGFQTLTDDVELLYCHTAPYVAGFEGGVRAIDPLLGIVWPMKIALISERDSAHNLLTDSFTGIFV